From a region of the Arachis ipaensis cultivar K30076 chromosome B09, Araip1.1, whole genome shotgun sequence genome:
- the LOC107615517 gene encoding kinesin-like protein KIN-14S: MDEKSIQIQMLAEKHNEIVLEDKQPPPNSHTEDAPKQENESSECTDIENIMTNEIHEVSPDQGGHTLPILKKIIYLSTKIQDLKQQHIVLAEEAKLSTKSFLDSDALRSFKSLGIEYELLRRKFLKEYNERKRLSNELIEMKGNIRVFCRCRPLNAGEILNGSAASVLNFEASSDYELQVVASDSTKKQFKFDHVFKPEDNQEAVFAQTKPVIASVLDGFNVCIFAYGQTGTGKTFTMEGTPEQRGVNYRTLEELFRIAEERHGVMKYELCVSMLEVYNEKIRDLLVENSSQTKKLEVKQSAEGTQEVPGLVEAPVYGTEDVWELLKTGNRVRSVGSTSANELSSRSHCLLRVTVVGENLVNGDRTXXXXXXXXXXXXXXXXXXXXXXERLKESQFINKSLSALGDVISALASKSAHIPYRNSKLTHILQSSLGGDCKTLMFVQVSPSETDLGETLCSLNFASRVRGVESGPARKQVDHAELLKYKQMVEKLKHDEKETRKLQDNNANLLLRLASREHQCKTLQEKVRGLENQIAEERKTRLKQESRSIAAVSAQNSSSTLTAARRNTADKKPPLNPSQTRMPLKRISNFMPSRSPIASKRYNTSMNSGKENTEAYSKPKSRASIAVRPPALPTGKLLQPRRRVSSIPAICPERTSDITTPLRSHAPPMAQLLQPRRRVSSVISCPETTSDITTPLRASQFAGGSSVLISRQRRARYSNLFAPLPESRASVEMTTPMSIRSSSKFRGSPIQGVDSRVARHPAAVALQRKPVVWSPLKLRGLKNNNNRRSWLMPSRSYNELQ; this comes from the exons ATGGACG AAAAAAGCATTCAAATACAAATGCTCGCTGAAAAACACAACGAAATTGTTCTCGAGGACAAGCAGCCACCACCAAATTCTCACACAG AGGATGCGCCAAAGCAAGAGAACGAAAGCTCTGAGTGCACGGACATTGAAAACATCATGACTAATGAGATCCATGAAGTTTCACCTGATCAGGGTGGTCACACACTTCCGATCTTGAAGAAAATCATCTATTTGAGTACCAAGATTCAG GATTTGAAGCAACAGCATATAGTACTGGCTGAAGAAGCAAAACTCTCTACCAAGTCCTTTCTGGACTCTGATGCTTTGAGGTCTTTTAAGTCTCTAG GTATTGAATATGAACTCCTTAGAAGAAAATTTCTGAAGGAGTACAATGAACGGAAGAGGCTTTCTAATGAATTGATTGAAATGAAGGGAAACATCAGAGTGTTCTGCAGATGCAGGCCGTTGAATGCTGGTGAAATTTTGAATGGGTCTGCTGCATCTGTTTTGAATTTTGAGGCATCTTCTGATTATGAACTTCAAGTCGTCGCTTCAGACTCAACCAAGAAGCAATTTAAGTTTGATCATGTGTTTAAGCCAGAAGATAACCAAG AAGCTGTATTTGCACAGACGAAGCCTGTCATTGCATCAGTGCTGGATGGGTTCAATGTCTGTATATTTGCTTATGGGCAAACTGGAACTGGTAAAACATTTACAATGGAGGGAACACCAGAGCAGAGGGGAGTTAACTACAGAACACTGGAGGAATTATTTAGGATAGCTGAGGAGAGACATGGTGTAATGAAGTATGAATTGTGTGTCAGCATGTTGGAAGTTTATAATGAGAAGATAAGAGATCTCCTGGTGGAAAATTCCTCCCAAACTAAGAA gttGGAGGTAAAGCAATCTGCAGAGGGAACCCAAGAAGTCCCAGGACTTGTTGAAGCTCCTGTTTATGGAACAGAAGATGTTTGGGAATTGCTCAAGACTGGAAATAGAGTAAGATCTGTTGGATCCACCAGTGCTAATGAGCTTAGCAGCCGTTCTCATTG CTTGCTGCGAGTAACTGTTGTGGGGGAGAATTTAGTTAATGGCGATAGAAC NNNNNNNNNNNNNNNNNNNNNNNNNNNNNNNNNNNNNNNNNNNNNNNNNNNNNNNNNNNNNNNNNNNGAAAGACTTAAGGAATCCCAATTCATAAATAAGTCTCTATCTGCTCTTGGAGACGTTATCTCCGCTCTTGCCTCCAAATCTGCACATATCCCTTACAG GAACTCAAAGCTGACTCATATACTTCAGAGCTCCTTAG GAGGAGATTGCAAAACATTAATGTTTGTCCAAGTTAGCCCAAGTGAGACAGATTTGGGAGAGACACTTTGTTCACTAAATTTTGCTAGCCGGGTCCGTGGAGTTGAGAGTGGCCCAGCTCGCAAGCAAGTGGACCATGCTGAGCTGCTTAAATATAAGCAAATG GTAGAGAAACTCAAACATGATGAGAAGGAAACTAGGAAGCTACAGGATAACAATGCTAACTTGCTACTGAGACTTGCTTCAAGAGAACACCAATGTAAAACCCTTCAGGAAAAG GTTAGGGGCCTTGAGAATCAGATAGCTGAAGAAAGGAAGACCAGACTAAAGCAAGAGAGTAGATCAATTGCTGCTGTCTCAGCACAAAATTCATCATCAACATTAACTGCAGCTCGGAGAAACACTGCAGATAAGAAGCCACCTCTCAATCCTTCACAGACGAGAATGCCATTGAAAAGAATATCCAATTTCATGCCTTCGCGGTCTCCTATAGCATCGAAGAGATACAACACTTCCATGAATAGTGGGAAGGAAAATACAGAAGCCTACTCGAAACCAAAAAGTAGGGCATCAATAGCAGTTAGACCACCTGCACTCCCAACAGGGAAGCTCCTTCAACCAAGGAGGCGGGTCTCCTCCATTCCCGCAATCTGTCCAGAGAGAACTTCTGACATCACAACTCCACTCCGGTCTCATGCACCACCAATGGCCCAGTTACTTCAACCAAGGAGGCGGGTCTCCAGTGTCATAAGCTGTCCAGAGACAACTTCTGATATCACAACTCCACTCCGAGCATCTCAATTTGCAGGTGGAAGCAGTGTATTGATCAGTCGCCAAAGGAGAGCTCGGTATTCAAATTTGTTTGCCCCATTGCCAGAGTCGAGAGCATCTGTTGAGATGACCACACCGATGTCTATCAGGAGCAGCAGCAAGTTTAGGGGAAGTCCAATACAAGGAGTCGATTCAAGGGTAGCTAGACATCCAGCTGCGGTTGCACTGCAACGGAAACCTGTGGTCTGGAGCCCTCTCAAACTGAGAGGCttgaaaaataacaataacagaAGGTCTTGGCTCATGCCATCTCGGTCATACAATGAGTTGCAATGA